The Eurosta solidaginis isolate ZX-2024a chromosome 4, ASM4086904v1, whole genome shotgun sequence genome includes a window with the following:
- the LOC137249945 gene encoding uncharacterized protein isoform X1 produces the protein MNLCRSRNIFFHTVAAHAVGKIPINTINIDLMSIFGHKLYGPKGIWALYIQSGSGQERGIRSGKRDLLAELYSDLSPKYIGFTTPPTGTGAAYNGSESDGGLQKRSTRRRELLIHTTSPDIGGSDSELLTDATTTRRTRNQAVSPSPTTLVVASKKFISPIEKLLVRNCETQK, from the exons ATGAATCTTTGCCGCTCACGAAATATATTCTTTCACACCGTCGCAGCACACGCAGTTGGCAAAATTCCAATTAATACAATTAACATtgatttaatgtcaatatttggCCATAAATTATATGGTCCAAAGGGTATTTGGGCACTTTATATACAGAGTGGATCTGGACAAGAGCGTGGTATACGTAGTG gAAAACGTGACCTACTGGCCGAATTGTATTCGGATTTAAGCCCAAAATATATTGGATTTACAACACCACCAACAGgaactggtgctgcatataacgGTAGCGAAAGTGATGGGGGACTTCAAAAAAGAAGTACACGGCGCCGCGAATTGCTTATACATACTACAAGTCCAGATATAGGCGGTAGCGATAGTGAGCTTTTGACTGATGCAACGACTACGAGACGTACACGTAACCAGGCAGTATCGCCTTCACCGACTACATTAGTTGTAGCAAGTAAAAAGTTTATAAGTCCTATTGAGAAATTACTTGTGCGAAATTGTGAGACACAAAAGTAG
- the LOC137249945 gene encoding uncharacterized protein isoform X2, producing the protein MSIFGHKLYGPKGIWALYIQSGSGQERGIRSGKRDLLAELYSDLSPKYIGFTTPPTGTGAAYNGSESDGGLQKRSTRRRELLIHTTSPDIGGSDSELLTDATTTRRTRNQAVSPSPTTLVVASKKFISPIEKLLVRNCETQK; encoded by the exons atgtcaatatttggCCATAAATTATATGGTCCAAAGGGTATTTGGGCACTTTATATACAGAGTGGATCTGGACAAGAGCGTGGTATACGTAGTG gAAAACGTGACCTACTGGCCGAATTGTATTCGGATTTAAGCCCAAAATATATTGGATTTACAACACCACCAACAGgaactggtgctgcatataacgGTAGCGAAAGTGATGGGGGACTTCAAAAAAGAAGTACACGGCGCCGCGAATTGCTTATACATACTACAAGTCCAGATATAGGCGGTAGCGATAGTGAGCTTTTGACTGATGCAACGACTACGAGACGTACACGTAACCAGGCAGTATCGCCTTCACCGACTACATTAGTTGTAGCAAGTAAAAAGTTTATAAGTCCTATTGAGAAATTACTTGTGCGAAATTGTGAGACACAAAAGTAG